Proteins found in one Sphingobium sp. V4 genomic segment:
- a CDS encoding phosphotransferase family protein, giving the protein MENIGHRARVEDIGPSFIAWARQHWPERSDFIIRNWRAPDNGASSQVLLFDLDWQEEGRAHSLGLVLRLEAVGSVVFPRMSDGYATGMELEFLVQRALREHSSARVPPMVALERDERFLGRAFYLAEIVPGFVPPTFSTMASQVMKDLSPAQRRRMVLGGVEQLAAIHAMDWQKAGLAMLLPGASDAPDTHAHVQRFADDLVVRLNGRSLPVVERAMDWLLANVPADDRNSIIWGDCRLGNMIFETTGDPAAVLDWEGAAIAPSAADVGWWLHYDWRNHEYESTPRLPGVPDRSEQLDHYVALTGHRPGDLEYWATMAAIKTLMAVLTTANRMIANGLVTEEQCAFIKNNPHHHRLEKLFG; this is encoded by the coding sequence ATGGAGAATATCGGCCATCGCGCGCGCGTCGAAGATATCGGGCCATCGTTCATCGCGTGGGCGCGGCAGCATTGGCCGGAACGCAGCGATTTCATCATTCGTAACTGGCGCGCGCCGGACAATGGTGCCTCCAGCCAGGTGCTCCTCTTCGATCTCGATTGGCAGGAAGAGGGGCGGGCGCATAGTTTGGGACTGGTGTTGCGGCTCGAAGCTGTGGGGTCGGTGGTCTTCCCGCGGATGTCGGACGGGTACGCCACTGGCATGGAGTTGGAATTCCTTGTGCAACGCGCGCTTCGGGAGCATTCGAGCGCTCGGGTTCCTCCCATGGTGGCGCTCGAACGGGACGAGCGCTTCCTTGGCCGTGCGTTTTATCTTGCGGAAATCGTGCCGGGCTTCGTTCCGCCGACTTTCTCGACCATGGCATCACAAGTGATGAAGGATCTCTCTCCCGCTCAACGGCGCAGAATGGTGTTGGGTGGAGTGGAGCAACTCGCCGCTATTCACGCTATGGACTGGCAGAAGGCGGGATTGGCGATGTTGCTTCCTGGCGCGTCCGACGCTCCTGACACGCACGCCCACGTTCAGCGCTTCGCGGACGATCTTGTGGTGCGTCTCAACGGGCGCAGTCTTCCGGTGGTAGAGCGAGCCATGGATTGGTTGCTTGCGAACGTCCCAGCTGACGATCGAAATTCCATAATCTGGGGAGATTGCCGGCTTGGCAATATGATCTTCGAAACGACGGGGGATCCCGCCGCAGTGCTCGATTGGGAAGGGGCGGCAATAGCGCCTAGTGCTGCCGATGTCGGCTGGTGGCTCCATTATGACTGGCGCAATCATGAGTATGAATCGACGCCGCGCCTGCCGGGCGTGCCGGATCGGTCGGAGCAGCTCGACCATTATGTGGCGCTCACCGGGCATAGACCGGGTGATCTAGAATATTGGGCCACGATGGCCGCCATTAAGACCTTGATGGCGGTGTTGACCACGGCGAACCGCATGATTGCCAACGGGCTTGTCACGGAAGAGCAGTGCGCGTTCATCAAGAATAATCCTCACCATCATCGTCTCGAGAAACTTTTCGGATAA
- a CDS encoding SDR family NAD(P)-dependent oxidoreductase, producing the protein MLEGRVAIVTGAGSGIGAATAELCAAQGAVVYAVDANGHGARETAERITRAGGICHDAALDVADLAACRCLAESVKGAERKASILVNSAGVSVRAAVDDPGAEEAWHRCMDVNATGVYNMVLAFTHQMRETKGAIVNIASTAALLTTGVFAAYCASKGAVVAMTRSLAVELGPSGVRVNAIAPGLIATPMSARLRDKPEMLAPIMTRIPLGQVGEPIDIAEAAAFLASDRARWITGVVLAVDGGLLAA; encoded by the coding sequence ATGCTCGAAGGTAGAGTGGCTATTGTCACCGGTGCCGGCAGCGGGATCGGAGCCGCAACGGCTGAGTTGTGTGCCGCGCAAGGCGCGGTGGTCTACGCGGTAGATGCAAACGGTCACGGCGCGCGCGAAACCGCCGAGCGAATCACGCGGGCAGGGGGAATTTGTCATGACGCGGCGCTTGATGTTGCCGATCTGGCAGCGTGCCGTTGCTTGGCTGAGAGCGTAAAGGGCGCTGAGCGAAAAGCGTCCATCCTGGTAAACTCTGCAGGTGTCAGTGTCAGGGCGGCGGTGGACGATCCGGGAGCGGAAGAGGCATGGCACCGTTGCATGGATGTCAACGCGACAGGTGTCTACAACATGGTGTTGGCCTTCACGCACCAGATGCGGGAAACCAAGGGTGCCATCGTTAATATTGCATCAACGGCAGCCCTTCTTACGACCGGTGTTTTTGCCGCCTATTGTGCGTCCAAGGGAGCAGTGGTTGCCATGACTCGCTCCCTTGCGGTCGAATTGGGGCCGAGCGGCGTGCGCGTCAACGCTATTGCTCCCGGTTTGATCGCGACGCCGATGAGTGCGCGTTTGCGAGATAAGCCTGAGATGTTGGCGCCCATAATGACCCGCATTCCGCTGGGTCAGGTCGGCGAGCCGATCGATATTGCGGAGGCCGCGGCCTTTCTCGCATCGGATCGGGCGAGGTGGATAACGGGCGTTGTCCTGGCGGTGGATGGTGGTCTTCTGGCCGCTTGA
- a CDS encoding TonB-dependent receptor: MKRSKLVASVAFLGSSSALGITPVWAQDALDDESAERRSTVGTSDIVVTARRGNETLLKVPVQVSVVSGTQLAKARADDLAKIAETIPFVSIVRLTSGNGGGMTVRGIGNFGVDVGTGQAVALNLDNIFVGRPRIVTQSMFDIRQVEVLKGPQALYFGKNSPAGVISIKTADPGSQLEFAGRAGYEFGADQHYIEAGLSAPLTNTFAIRIAGRYDKMQGYMRNNAQPLLSPPSLPTAGEISPGASSKRTPRDRNWGTRFTALWKPTDDFTARFKYTHSNYISNGQNNAYEAYCRGSSDSRPHTSGLIDPYADCNADRVTALADPIPALTYGMRNPRDSRSFIETTSDLGVLELSYDFGAVLLTSVTGYYALKYEGLGNLVNTSYGVNATYQYEKSSGFSQEFRLQSQLEGPFNFSIGTFYSKEKQFNESDSAQTALRPDPRPGVVNGRRFTYIRIFDYDTDTYSAFAQGTLSLLDNVELSGGARYTRTKKAGEDGNVYVNPAAAAGFRPEGDLFIRSQSENNISPEATLTWHPNEDQNIYLTYKTGYRSGGFSAPAVLRPINTDANTRFKPEKNEGFEIGYKARLLDGRATLQATAYRYTYTNQQVTTFIASELSFLTNNAGKSLVQGIELEGTYRPSRNLSFNSSVGYNDTHFKEFVGAACFAAQTVAEGCVGGVQDLSGRTAPRAPHWAATLGTVYTVSVSNGLNLTLNADATYTSKQNPNDALAPASMETGFVRINTGVSVEDERERWRISLLVRNLTNQYKALFTQDKPAAGTGIRNEFSGIFTRPREVALEVGWKF; the protein is encoded by the coding sequence ATGAAAAGAAGTAAGCTCGTGGCTTCCGTTGCTTTTCTTGGTTCTTCATCGGCGCTCGGCATCACGCCGGTATGGGCGCAAGATGCGTTGGACGATGAAAGTGCAGAGCGCCGGTCGACTGTCGGTACGTCGGACATAGTGGTGACCGCAAGGCGGGGTAACGAGACTTTGCTCAAGGTTCCTGTCCAGGTTAGTGTCGTCTCCGGCACACAACTCGCTAAAGCCCGCGCCGACGACTTGGCAAAGATCGCTGAGACGATCCCGTTTGTTTCGATTGTTCGCCTCACCAGCGGCAATGGCGGGGGCATGACCGTTCGCGGGATCGGTAACTTCGGTGTGGACGTTGGAACGGGTCAAGCGGTCGCATTGAATTTGGATAACATCTTTGTAGGACGTCCCCGTATTGTCACTCAGTCGATGTTCGATATCCGCCAAGTGGAGGTTTTAAAAGGGCCGCAGGCACTCTATTTCGGTAAAAATAGTCCTGCAGGCGTGATTTCAATCAAGACGGCAGATCCCGGCAGCCAACTCGAGTTTGCGGGCCGCGCCGGATATGAGTTCGGTGCGGATCAACACTATATCGAAGCGGGATTGTCGGCGCCGCTGACGAACACATTCGCTATTCGTATTGCCGGTCGATACGATAAAATGCAGGGTTATATGCGCAATAATGCGCAACCTCTGCTTTCGCCGCCGAGCCTACCTACGGCAGGTGAGATATCCCCAGGCGCTTCGAGCAAGCGAACACCGCGTGATCGCAATTGGGGAACGCGCTTTACGGCGCTATGGAAGCCGACGGATGATTTCACGGCGCGTTTTAAATACACTCATTCGAACTATATCTCCAACGGTCAAAACAACGCCTACGAGGCTTATTGCCGTGGCTCCAGTGATAGCAGGCCTCATACCTCCGGTCTGATAGATCCTTATGCTGACTGCAACGCAGACCGAGTGACAGCGTTGGCGGATCCGATCCCCGCGCTCACTTACGGCATGCGCAATCCGCGGGACTCGCGATCGTTCATCGAGACAACGTCCGATCTGGGTGTGCTTGAGCTTTCCTACGACTTCGGGGCAGTTCTGTTGACGTCCGTCACCGGATATTATGCGCTTAAATATGAGGGCTTGGGTAATCTGGTCAATACCAGTTATGGCGTCAATGCCACATACCAGTATGAAAAGTCGTCAGGTTTCAGTCAGGAGTTCCGGTTGCAAAGCCAATTGGAAGGTCCATTCAATTTTAGCATCGGGACGTTCTACTCAAAGGAAAAGCAGTTCAACGAAAGCGACTCCGCACAGACCGCGCTCAGACCGGACCCCCGGCCAGGAGTGGTCAACGGTCGTCGGTTCACTTATATTCGAATATTCGACTATGATACGGACACGTATTCTGCCTTTGCACAGGGCACTCTCTCCCTTCTCGACAATGTAGAGCTATCGGGTGGTGCGCGGTACACACGGACCAAAAAGGCGGGCGAGGATGGCAATGTTTATGTGAATCCCGCCGCCGCAGCTGGTTTCCGACCGGAAGGCGATCTGTTCATCCGTAGTCAGTCAGAGAATAATATCTCGCCAGAGGCTACGTTAACCTGGCATCCTAATGAAGATCAGAACATATATCTCACGTACAAGACTGGTTATCGTTCCGGTGGTTTCTCAGCTCCAGCCGTTCTTCGTCCGATCAACACAGATGCAAATACGCGCTTCAAACCGGAGAAGAACGAAGGCTTCGAAATCGGCTACAAGGCGCGATTGCTCGACGGACGGGCCACGTTGCAGGCGACGGCATACCGGTACACCTACACGAACCAGCAGGTGACCACATTCATTGCGTCCGAGTTGAGTTTCCTTACGAACAATGCCGGCAAGTCGCTAGTGCAGGGCATTGAGCTCGAGGGCACTTATCGTCCTTCGCGTAATTTGTCCTTCAACAGCTCTGTCGGCTACAATGACACTCATTTTAAGGAATTTGTCGGTGCAGCCTGCTTTGCGGCTCAAACTGTGGCGGAAGGCTGCGTCGGAGGCGTTCAGGACTTAAGCGGCAGAACCGCGCCGCGCGCACCCCATTGGGCTGCAACGCTTGGAACGGTTTACACAGTATCTGTCTCTAACGGGCTTAATCTGACGCTGAACGCTGACGCAACATATACCAGCAAGCAGAATCCGAATGACGCTCTGGCACCGGCTTCCATGGAAACGGGCTTTGTACGCATCAACACTGGAGTTTCTGTTGAAGACGAACGCGAGCGTTGGCGGATTTCCCTTTTGGTGCGCAATCTGACAAACCAGTACAAGGCACTATTTACCCAAGATAAGCCGGCGGCCGGAACAGGAATCCGCAACGAGTTTTCTGGAATATTTACGCGACCCCGGGAAGTCGCGTTAGAAGTCGGATGGAAATTTTAA